The sequence ATCTGCCGATTTTCCCTCTCCACCCAATAATAAATAAAGTGTACCAGCGACTTGTAAACCTTTTAAAGCGGCTTCAGTACTGCCAACGTTGGTTGCTTTAGAATCATTTACCCATTGAATACCTTGATGCTGATGAACTAATTGGCAACGATGAGGTAAGCCGGCATATTGAGTTAATGCCGCTAAACTAGCTTTACGCGGAATCTTTACTGCATCCGCTAAAGCCAGTGCAGCCGCTCCATTAAGATAGTTATGCTGCCCTACTAACCGTATTTCAGCGGTATTAATAATAGGCTGCCCTTTTATATGTAATTCTTGGCAACGGGTATTTAATTGATAATCGCCGCTATTAATGCCAAAACTTATACAACGAGCATCACGTCCGAGTGATGGCCAGGTTTGTGGATCTTGTTCATTAATAATACAAACTTTAGCACCAGTATAAATTCGTAACTTGGCCGCACGGTATTGTTGAACACCGAACGGATACCTATCCATATGATCTTCTGTCACATTTAATATAGTTGCTACCGCAGCCTGTAAACTGGATGTTGTTTCCAGTTGAAAACTAGAAAGCTCTAATACATATAGATCATAATCTTTGGCTAATAATGCCAGCGCCGGTGTCCCGATGTTACCACCAACTGCCACTCGCCAATTAGCTGCTTTTGCCATTTCACCAACCAATGCTGTAACCGTACTTTTACCATTAGAGCCAGTGATAGCAATGATAGGTTTATGCGTTTCACGACAAAAAAGCTCAATATCACCAATAATTTCAATACCCTTATCTGCTGCTATTTTTAATTCTGGGGTAGCAAGCGAAATACCCGGACTAGCAACAATCAAATCAGCTGCCATTAGCCATTCACTATTCCAACTGCCACAGTGGCAGTCGACTTCGGCAGGCAATTTATCTTTACCTGGCGGTGTTATTCGGGTATCAATGACGCGTGGCACAACCTGGCGAGAGAGAAAAAAGTCGACACAAGATAGACCTGTCTGGCCTAACCCGATTATAACGACTTTTTTGCCCTGATAATTAGCCATTTTATTAACGTACCTTTAATGTTACTAACCCAATCAATACCAACATTAATGAGATGATCCAAAAACGCACAATAACTCGGGGTTCAGGCCAGCCTTTTAATTCGTAATGATGATGGATCGGTGCCATGCGAAAAATGCGTTGCCCACGCAGTTTAAATGATCCTACTTGTAAAATTACCGATAAAGTTTCAACGACAAACACACCACCCATAATCAATAATAAAAATTCTTGCCTTAGTAAAACTGCTATTGTCCCCAATGCACCACCTAATGCCAACGAGCCAACATCCCCCATAAAAACTTGCGCAGGATAGGTGTTAAACCATAAAAATCCCAAACCGGCACCCACAATTGTCGTACAAACCACGACTAATTCACCTGCATGGTTGATATAAGGAATTTTTAAATAGTTAGCAAAATTAAAATTACCCGTAGCCCAAGCCACTAGTGCAAAGCCGGCCGAAATAAAAACCGTTGGCATAATAGCTAAACCGTCTAATCCATCAGTTAAATTAACTGCATTACTTGTGCCGACAATCACAAAATAAGTCAGTAAAATATAAAACAGGCCAAGTTGTGGCATGACATCTTTAAAAAAGGGTACAACCAATTGAGTGACTGCCGTATCCTTACCGATGCTATATAAAGCAAATGCGACACCCAAAGCCAACACGGATTGCCAGAAATATTTCCAACGAGCGATCAATCCTCGGGAATTTTTACGCACCACTTTACGATAATCATCAATAAAGCCAATAACACCATATCCCAACAAAACGACTAATACGCACCAAACATAGGGATTATTTAATCGCGCCCATAACATGACTGAAATTACAATAGAAGATAAAATCAACACACCTCCCATGGTAGGTGTGCCGCGTTTACTAAAATGCGATTCGGGACCTTCATCACGTACAACTTGACCTATTTGCAATTTTTGCAAAAAGGAAATCAAATGAGGTCCCATCCATAACGCAATCACCAAAGCCGTTAACAAACTGGTAATAGCCCGAAATGTCAAATAGGAGAAAAGATTAAAGCCAGAAAAATATTTAACTAAATATTCGGCTAACCAGACTAACATAAAAAGCACTCCTGTAAGGCGTGTACAACTTCTTCCATTGCTGTACTGCGCGAACCTTTAACTAAAACTGATACGGTTTCGTGTTCTTTTATTAATGGGATCAGTTTCGCAATTAACTCTTTTTTAGTAGCAAAATGCTCACCACAACCGCTGTGCTGGCTAATAATGACACTTTGTTGACCGACACTTAACACTCGATCAAGTTTCATTTGGCGAGTCGCCTCACCGACCTCCTGATGACATTTTTCAGTCTTATCGCCTAATTCCCCCATATCACCAACAACCAAAATACGGTAGCCGGGCATTTGGGATAAAACATCGGCGGCAGCAATCATAGAGCCGGTATTAGCATTGTAAGTGTCATCTAAAATAAGTTTACCGGGCGCTAGATGAATCGGATATAAACGCCCTGTTACTGGCCGAACATGTGCCAAACCAAGACTAACCTGCTTAAGCGTTGCCCCCACTGACATTGCTAACGCGCTCGCCGCTAATGCATTGGCAATATTATGTGTACCTGGCAAGGGTAAAAATATTGAGATCACACCAGTTGGTGTATGCAGCTCAAATTCGCTACCTGTTGATTTGGTGGTAATATTTTCCGCATAAAAATCAGCCTGTTGCTGTTTTGTTAGCGAAAAACGCCAAATGGTTTGTTGTTGCTTAAAATACGATTGCCAATTTTTCCAATCATGGCTAGCCAAATTAATAACCGCTGTTCCTTGTTCTGCTAATCCCTGAAAAATCTCGCCCTTTGCTATAGCAACACCGGCAAGTGAACCAAAACCTTCAAGATGGGCAGCAAATAAATTATTGACTAATACGCTATCCGGTCTAACCATATTAGTTGTATAGGCAATTTCACCAATATGATTGGCTCCCATTTCAATCACTGCATACTGGTGCTCTGCCGTCAAACGAAATAACGTTAAGGGCACACCAATATCATTATTCAAATTACCTTCAGTAAAAAGTGTCCCGCCGCATTGAGAGAGAATGGCGGCCACCATCTCTTTAACCGAGGTTTTGCCAGAAGAACCCGTTAGCCCAATAACCTTAGCTTTACTATGCGATCGAACCCAAGCGGCTAACTTTCCCATTGCTAAGCGCGTATCTTCAACAACAACTTGCGGACAATGAATAGGTAATGGCCGCTCAACTAATAATGCGCTAGCACCCGCCTCAGTAGCCTCTTTAGCAAAATGATGACCATCAAAATGCTCACCCTTTAAAGCAATAAACAGACCATCAATGGGTCGCTGACGACTATTTGTTGTTACCGCATTAAGCCACAAACTGGCTGCCTGTCGATCATTTATTTGCTGCAGGGCACCTTGTGTCACAGTAGCCAAATGCTTCAATGAAATAGGGATCATGCCATCACCCCCAATAACCGTGCTACCGTCAAGCGATCGGAATAATCGAGCCGACGATCACCAATAATTTGATAATCTTCATGCCCTTTACCGGCGATTAATATGACATCATCAGCATTTGCCTGCATAATGGCACTAGTAACTGCTTCCACTCGCCCGACAATCGGCATTGCCCGCCCAGCGTCAAGAAAACCGCTTAAAATATCATTAATGATGGCTTTTGGCTCTTCACTACGTGGATTATCATCGGTTACTACCACAATATCAGCATACTGTTCAGCCACACTCCCCATCAATGCACGTTTACCCTTGTCGCGATCACCACCACAACCAAATACACACCAAAGTCTGCCACGACAATGAAGACGGAGCGCACTTAATGCTTTTTCGAGCGCATCAGGAGTATGAGCATAATCGACCACAACAGTTGGCCGTCCTGGTGAAGTGAAGACTTCCATTCGCCCACAAACTGGTTGTAAGGCATGCGATGATTTTATTACCGCATTAAATGGATATCCCATCATTAACAGTGTCGCCATGGCCAGCATGACATTATTGACATTAAAAGCCCCCATTAATGGGCTTTCTAGCGATCCTTTTCCCCAAGTTGAATTAAAATGAATAGTCGCCCCACTATCATGATACTCAACCTGTTCTACTAATACCCAAGACCCTTGCCAATCAGTAGGTATACGCTTCTCCATCGAAACAGCACATGCCTGTGGCAATCTTTCAAGCCACTGCAAACCCGTATCATCATCCACATTGATAATCTGTTTATCAGATTTATGGGTTGAAAATAATAACCATTTTGCCGCTGCATAATTTTGCATATCACCATGATAATCAAGGTGATCACGACTTAAATTAGTAAATACAGCAGCGGTAAAAGGAATAGCGGCAACACGACTTTGCACTAAACCATGTGAGGAGACTTCCATCGCAACTAAAGTAGCCTGCTTATCAACCAACAACTGCAATTCAGCCTGAATATCAACCGCTGAGCCGGTGGTGTTTTCACTAGGTACAATCTGTCCTAACATTCCGTTACCCACCGTGCCCATTACAGCACTGACTTCGCCCAGCCCTTTTGCCCACTGAGCAATAAGCTGAGTTGTGGTTGTTTTACCATTGGTTCCTGTTACACCAATCAATCGCAACTTTGTGGCTGGATGTTGATAAAATTCGCCTGCTAACAGTGATAATTGCTTATTCAGTTCATTAATATAAATGACTGGAACACCATGCAGATATCGAATCGTTCCAGCTTCTGTTTCTCCTTGTGCTTCAGCAATGATTGCGGCGACACCTTGCGCTATCGCTTGAGAAATATATTGCCGTCCATCTGTTTGATGGCCTTTAACTGCTAAAAATAGGTCTCCTGCCGCTACCTTACGGCTATCAAGCGTCATTTCTCGTAGCACCTTATCTGGCGCGTTAACACCCAGTGGTGCAAGTAAATCGCGTAGATTACGATCTGCCACCTGTATCCTCTTTTATCTTGTTGATTACTAATTCATTATCATCTGAGGTCAATGCATCAGGCTCTACATTCATTAAACGTAAAACGCCGCCCATAATGGTTCCAAATACGGGTGCAGAAACAGCACCTCCGTAATATTTACCGGCTGTGGGCTCATTGATAATCACAACCAGGGCATAGCGAGGGTTACTTGCTGGTGCCACTCCAGCCGTATAAGCAATATATTGATTAATATAGTGACCATCATTGCCAACTTTTTTTGCTGTACCAGTCTTAATTGCTATTCGATAACCCTTCACTGCGGCGCGGACACCACCACCACCAGGCAATGCGACACTTTCCATCATGTGAACCACTGTCCGCATAATCCCCTCAGGAAAAATACGAGCACCTGATACCGGCGGATCAACTTTTGTAATTGATAGCGGACGAAAAATACCAAAACTACCAATTGTTGCATAAACTCGCGCTAACTGTAATGGAGTGACCATTAACCCATAACCAAAAGAAAAGGTGGCCCTTTCAAATTCAGACCACCGCGTTTTTTTATTAGGAAAGATGCCACTACTTTCCCCAATTAATCCTAAATTTGTTGGTTTACCTAAGCCAAAGCGGGCATAAACATCCACCAGCTCATCCGCAGGCATGGCTAATGCTAACTTTGAAACACCCACATTACTTGATTTTTGTAAAATACCGGTAACTGATAATTCACTATACCTTGCTACATCTTTAATTTCATGACCACTTATCATATAGGGTTGAGTATTTAACACACTATTGGCTTTAATAATTCCATTATTTAAAGCACTGACAATCACCATTGGTTTGACCGTTGAGCCGGGTTCAAATACATCGGTGATCGCTCGGTTACGCATAACTTCAGTTGGGGTACCAGCAAGATTATTCGGGTTATAGGATGGACTATTGGCCATCGCCAAAACCTCACCCGTGTGAACATCTACCAAAATAGCAGTACCTGACTCAGCTTTATTTTCCATTACACTGTGCGTTAATTCTCGATAAACCAACGACTGTATGCGTTCATCAATACTTAATACCAAGTCGTGAGCAACTTGTTTATCAATGGAAGAAATATCTTCGATAACGCGCCCATAACGATCTTTACGTACTATCCTTTCGCCTGGCGCTCCCGTTAGCAGATAGTTAAAGCTTTTTTCAATCCCTTCAATTCCCTGCCCATCAATATCTGTCACCCCAATTAAATGAGCAGCTACTGGACCCGAAGGATAATAACGACGCGACTCTTTACGCAGATAAATACCTGCTATTTTTAATTTGCCAATATATTCACCAACCGATGGATTCACTTGACGAGCTAAATAGACAAACCGACTGTTAGCGTTAAGACTAAGTTTATGGTTGACTTGTTCTAGCGGTATCCTTAACTCATCCGCTAATGCTTGCCAACGTTCATCATTGGTTAATCCACCATTTTCATAAATTATTTTCGGATCAGCCCAAATAGCATAAACCGGAACACTTACTGCCAGTTGGCGTCCCTCACGATCACTTATCATGCCGCGTGCAGCCGTCACTTTCTGAACGCGAAGCGAACGCATATCACCTTCTCTAACCAGCTCTTCCTGATTAATAACTTGCAAATAAGTAACACGAACAATCAGACCAATTAATGCTAATCCTATACCCGCGCACAATAGCAAGAAGCGCCAGCTGACATAGCTGACTTTTTCTTCGTACCGTCGTCTATACTTCACTGAGCGCGCAGGCTTCATGTTGTTTACCTATCTACTAAAGCTATTTTGCAATCACAATATGTTCTTGCGTCGGATCTACATGGATCATTTGTAGCTTTTCTACCGAAAGGCGCTCAACTCGACTATGATTTCCTAATGAGTTCTCTTCCAAAATCAAATTGCGCCATTCTATATCTAAAGATTCTTTTTCTTCTGTCATCAAATCCTTTTGTGCCGTTAATAACCGTGTTTGGTGACTGACGGTAACAATTGAAATTGCTGATACAATAATCACTATCAATAGAATCAATGGGACAGCTCCGTGCCGAAAAATATCATAAGCAATGATCCTAATTAAGCTATATTTTTCCGCTGTCATTATCGTTCCAACATTTCAGCAAAACGCACAACTGAGCTTCTTGCTCGTGGGTTTTCGATAACTTCTCTTGCTGTCGGTTTCATTTTGCCTAGTACCTTCAATATCGGTTTACCAATCGCTTTTAATTGCACATCGGTTAATGGTAATCCGACTGGGACTTTTGGTCCTCTGCTATGCTCTCGGATAAAACGCTTAACCAGCCTATCTTCCAATGAGTGAAAACTAATTATCGATAGCCGTCCCTGTGGTGCCAATATATTTAATGAATCCTCTAGCGCTTTTGCTATTTCTTCCAATTCGCTATTGATATATATGCGAATTGCCTGGAACGATCGTGTTGCTGGATGCTTATGTTTTTCCTTAAAGGGACTAACTTGCGCTATCAATTCTGCCAGTTGTTTTGTCCGTGTTAATGGTTCCTCTGCTGAATGATGGTTGCGAGCCACAATCGCTTTTGCAATTCTTTTGGCAAATCTTTCTTCACCATAAGTTTTCAATACCCAGGCTATATCTGATTCTTCCGCCTTCATCAACCATTGTGCAGCAGATTGACCTGTTGTCGGATCCATTCGCATATCTAATGGTCCATCACGCATAAAAGAAAAACCTCGCTCTGGATCATCTAATTGCGGTGATGAAACACCTAAATCAAGCAATACGCCATCAATCTTGCCCACTAATCCCTCTTCTACAATAAATGTTTGCAACTGAGAAAAAGAACCATGTTTAATTGAAAATCTGTTATCAGTAATCATTTTTTCAGCGGCTGCCACTGCATCGGGATCACGATCTAACGCTATCAAACGCCCTTCACTACCTAACCGAGAGAGAATTAATTGAGAGTGCCCTCCCCGGCCAAATGTACCGTCAACATAAATGCCATTTGCTTTTATATTCAATCCATTGACTGCTTCATCAAGAAGCACACTGATATGTTTAAATCGACTGTCTGCCATATTAAAGAGATAGATCCTGTAGCCGCGTTGATAATGGTTCATTTGCGCTCTGCTCAGCTTCAATATCTGCCTGTATTTGCTGATACCAAGTCTGCTCATCCCATAACTCAAATTTATTAATTTGGCCAACCAGCATGACTGCCTTTTTGAGCCCTGCCTGTTGACGCAGGGTATTAGCGAGCAAAAGACGACCTGCACTATCCATCTGGCATTCACTAGCGTGTCCAAGTAATAAACGCTGAACACGGCGTTCAACCGGATTCATCGTAGAAAGTTGTGACAGTTTTTTTTCGATAATTTCCCATTCAGGTAATGTATAAAGTAATAGGCATGGCTGATGAAGGTCGATAGTAAACACCATCTGCCCTTCCGACTCCTCGTTCAGCATACCGCGATAGCGCGTGGGCACGGTTAATCGCCCTTTGCTGTCGAGATTGACGAGTGTTGCGCCACGAAACATATCTCTTCAACCCTTATATTACAAAAATCACCACATTACACCACAATTTCCCACTTACTATAGAGTTTACGAAGGGTATGAAAATCTTGTCAAGCAAGAGCCACTGTGCTTTAGTTTTATTTACAGAATAATGTTGGAAAATGATTGGGTGGGTTTTCTGACGAGTAAAAAATTAAAAACAATTAACATTATGATAAAATTGCATAAATTGATTTTTTATACTTATATTCACTGTCGAAACTTATTTATTTCGCAAAAAAAGAAATAAAAACTAAAATACACAACCAATGCTTTATTTTAAATCAACCTTCAGATAACACTTTATCCATATAAATAACAATTAATCAAACTTCCCAAAAATTATTTGCCGCAAAATTTTAAAATTTACATTATTTATCAGTATATTACACATACTGATAAATATACAGTAATTTTTTATATCGCTAATCGTATAAAATCTATACGTTAAATAGAAAAATATTCTATATCTGTCGGTGACTATTTTATGTGTAAATCTTAATATTCGAAACAATTTTATTAAGAATTGTCTGAATTATTACCATTTGTGGTTATTTATTTATAAATTTTTTAAAAATACACAATTTGAATAGTGCATTTTTAAAATTTTATTAGATATTTTCAACTTAAGTTAAATTGTACGGCTTAAGCTACCTCTTCGACATAAATCACGCTGGATACGTGTTATACCAATGCCAGGCTTCTCATTTTCACTTAAGCTCGCTAATACCAGCTCTATTACTTTATCAGCAATAACTTGGTGACGTTGCACAACCGATAATACTGGACAGGTAAAAAAATCTAACAATTCATTATCACCAAAAGTTGCAATCACAATATCACTTGCTAATCGTCCATCACGCTTTAACATCACGTCCATTACTCCCTGTAACAGAGAAAATGATGTTGTAAAAAATGCTTCCGGCATTTCATTATGATCTAGCCACTGCGCAAAAATTTCTTCAGCAGCATGACGTTCATAACTGCTAGCATATAAATACTTGACTGAATTGGATTTATCTTGCCAAGATTCTCTAAATCCCTGTTCACGTAATAAGCTAACAGAAAGCTCAGGTAATGCCCCTAAATAGAGAACTTTTTTTACCGGAAATTTATGTAATTCAGTTGCTAACATTTTGGCATCTTGTAAATCATCGCCAACCACACTAATAAAATGCTGCGGTTCTAATGCGCGATCTAAAGCAATAATGGGTAATGAACGATTAGCCCAGCGTTGATAAAACGGATGTTCCGGTGCTAAAGCGGTTGAAACAATGATTGCATCCACCTGACGCTTCAATAAGTGCTCTATACACTGAGTTTCGTTATCTGGTTGATCTTCAGAGCAGGCAATAAGTAACTGATAACCGCATTGACGTGCTTTACGTTCAAGATAATTGGCAATCCGAGTATAACTGCTATTTTCTAAATCCGGGATCACCAGGCCAATTGAATGGGTACGGCCAGCTCGCAGTCCAGCAGCGACCGCATTTGGATAATAGTTATGTTCCTTAACAACAGACATCACTCTTTCAACCGTCTTATCACTGACTCGATACTGTTTAGCTTTGCCATTGATAACATAACTGGCGGTTGTACGGGAAACGCCGGCCAGACGGGCAATTTCATCCAATTTCACGTTGATGACCCCTTTTGCAAACAGAAAAAGTCCCAAAAACTTGAGACAATAAAAGTTGTTCTATTTTAACTTGCTGAAGAGATATTTTCACCGCAAAATTTGCTTTTTCCACCATGAAAAAACTCGCAGAATTTAGTCTTGATACATGGATTCAATTTCACGCTGATATCGTTGAGCGATGACTTTACTCCTTAATTTTAAGGTTGGGGTTAACTCACCATTTTCCATAGAAAAACCAATAGGTAACAGAGTAAAACGTTTTACTTGATGAAAATTAGCAAAATTCTTTTGCATTTCTTTCAGACGTAAATCAAAAAGTTCAACAATGCGACTATTACGTAATAGTTCTAATCGACAGTGATATTTCAAATTAATTGAATGAGCATACTCTTCCAGTGAATCAAAACAAGGAACAATCAGTGCGGAAACAAATTTACGCGCATCTGCGATTACTGCAATATGTTCAATAAAACGATCTTGACATAATGCACCTTCAATCAGTTGTGGAGCAATATATTTACCATTAGAGGTTTTCATTAAATCCTTTAACCGTTCGGTAATAAACAAGTTGCCGACTGCATCAAGCCTACCCGCATCTCCCGTTTTGAACCAACCATCGTGGGTGAAAGCCTGTGCTGTTTCAGTTGGTTTATTGAAATAGCCCCTCATCACAATGGGCCCTTTAACCTGGATCTCATTTTCCTGCCCAATACGCACCTGAATATCAGATAATGGTGTACCAATCGAGCCTAAGCAATAATTTTTCTCTTCCCAACAAGAAATCGTTGCACAGGTTTCAGTCATACCATAGCCATATTTGATATTAATCCCGGCAGCTAAAAAGAAACGAATAACCTCATCATCAAGATGAGCCCCTGCGGCAGGTAAAAAACACAATCGGCCACCTAAAATCATTTTTAATTTAGTTAATACCCATTTATCTGCATTACGATAAAAAAAACGATGTAACCAACCGCCTTTTTTTCCTTGTTGAACCAGAGCTACTTGACGTTTACCTTGACGAAGCGCCCAATTGAAAAGCTGTCTACGTAGCCAAGATGCTTTGGAAACTTTCTGATTTATGGCAGCATAAACTTTTTCATAGAAACGGGGCACTGCGCACATTACTGTAGGTTTTACCGCAACCATAGCTTCTCTAACACTGTGGGCATCGGTTAAATAGATGTTTTGTGCGCCAATATGCATAACATAAAAACTCCACGCTCGCTCAAAAACATGAGAAAGCGGTAAAAAACAGAGTGAAATATCTGACTCAGTTAATGTTAAACGCTCATCATGTAAATAAAGTTGAGCTGCCATATTAGCATAATCAAGCATCACCCCTTTCGGTTCACCTGTTGTGCCGGAAGTATAAATTAATGTAAATAAATCACTTAATTGATGTTGTGCAATTCGTTGTTTCAATTGGGTCAAAAATTGGGATGAAGAGTTCTGCATTAATACCGATAGAGGATAAGCTTTTGGGCAAGCAGAAATATCAATATCTTCATTAAAAACAATGATGTTAGTCAATTTAGGGCATAATTTAAATAGCGATTTAGCTATATCATATTGAAGCTGATCGCCAACAAATAGGATGCGAATATTAGCATCATTTAAGATATAAGCAGCCTGATTGACATTACTGGTTGAATAGAGAGGCACTGTCACGGCGCGGATTTGTAAAATAGCCAGATCAGTTAAAGACCAATTCATACTATTATCGGCGAAAATAGCGACATTTTCTTGTATATTCACACCTAATTCAAGTAATGCTAAAGAAATAGATTCTGTTTTTTGTCCAATTTCTTGCCACGTTAATTGGCTTTGATGAGTTGCTGACCATTGCCTAAAAGCAACTCGGTTAGCCAAAGTCGGCGAATTAATCTTTTGTTGAAACTGGTTAACTAAATGATAAGAATGCAAATTCTCACTAGTCAAAATATCTTCCCTTAGTGAACTTTTATTTACCAAATATAATTATTTAATGGCAACAGGTCATGTAGGCTAAAGTTATAAAAAATAATTTCAGCGTACAGTTGTTAGCTAATAGTGGCATTATACATAATTGTTAGATAAAAAAAGAGGCTTTAATGGAATTAAAAAACACGTTCACGCCAAATCCATACTAACGTAACAATGACTTGGCATAAAAGTGCTTTTATAAAAGAAAAATATTTTATATATCAATTTGATAATTGTAATAGAATAATTTACAAGCTATCTTTAATGCAAACTTTATTATCTGTTCCTGTCCACTTTCTTTGCTGATTATACGAAAAAGTGCGCTATTGATTAGTTACTCAGTTGCCCTAATTGCGTTTTCATCCACTTATGTCCTTTGTCTCGAGTTGTAGATTCATGCCAAATCAAATAACAGGGACGTGTCGTTTTTTCCCAGGGTAATTCAACTGATCTTAAATTTAACTGACTTGAATAATATTCAACAAGCCATTTTGGTGCAATAGCGACAAAATGAGTTTGAGAAACAATATTTAATACGCTATTTAAATCTGTTCCTTGGTAAATAATAGAATGAAAAAGATCGCTATTATGATAATAAGGTTTACTAAAAGAACCCATATTATCCATGGAGACAACCGCATGTTTTTCACCCTGTAATATATCATCAGAGATTGTATTTTTAATATTGGGATGATTATTAGACACTGCTAAAACTAATTCATCATTAAATAATGGATGGTGATGATATTCAGGTTTATCAAATTCGTTATAGCTGATAACAAATTCTGTTTCTTGATATTTCAATTGATGGGCAATATTATCATCAAGGTATGATTGAATAATTACGTCAATATTTGGTGCATTTTGCTTAACTCGTGCAACGATACTAGCCGCTAAACGAATATCTAGTGGACTACATATTGATAATTTAAATACCCGTTCACTCTGCTCTGGCTCAAATCCTGCACCCGGTAATTCGTTATGTACTAGTTGTAATGCCTGTCTAACGGGACCAAATAGTTGCTTAGCACGTGAAGTCGGCTGAATACCTCGGCCATAACGAACAAAAAGCTCATCATTGAACATCACTTTCAAACGCGATACTGCATTACTAACAGCAGGCTGTGACATTCCTAAAATCTGTGCTGCACGGGTAACATTCTGCATCTGCATAACTACATCAAAAACCGTTAATAAATTTGAATCAACATTTCGCAAATGAATATCGCTTGGCTCTTTTTTCGTTGCTGAAACTGTGTTGTAGTCAGTCATTATTTTACCCTACTTGATATATATGTATATTTAATAAATAAAAATAAAAAATTAACCTAATTAATTATTAACTTAGGTATATTGTTTTATTCTTAAATTCATTAAAATAAATTAAGCGAACCATTTAACTTTTTAAATGAT is a genomic window of Arsenophonus apicola containing:
- the leuO gene encoding transcriptional regulator LeuO produces the protein MTDYNTVSATKKEPSDIHLRNVDSNLLTVFDVVMQMQNVTRAAQILGMSQPAVSNAVSRLKVMFNDELFVRYGRGIQPTSRAKQLFGPVRQALQLVHNELPGAGFEPEQSERVFKLSICSPLDIRLAASIVARVKQNAPNIDVIIQSYLDDNIAHQLKYQETEFVISYNEFDKPEYHHHPLFNDELVLAVSNNHPNIKNTISDDILQGEKHAVVSMDNMGSFSKPYYHNSDLFHSIIYQGTDLNSVLNIVSQTHFVAIAPKWLVEYYSSQLNLRSVELPWEKTTRPCYLIWHESTTRDKGHKWMKTQLGQLSN